Within Sphingobium sp. KCTC 72723, the genomic segment CAGCCCCTTGGGCGTGCGGCGAAACAGGACGACGCCCAGCATATCTTCGAGCGCGCGAATCTGTTGCCCCACCGCAGCGGGGGTGACGGCCAGTTCGTCGGCTGCGCGAGTGAAGGACAGGTGCCGGGCCGCCGCGTCCAGCACGCGCAGGCCGTTGAGCGGCAAATGGGTGCGCTTCATTCGGCGACTGCCGGGGCGATGAGGGCGAAATGGGGAATGGCCACGTCGAATATTTCTCCGGCGGCACCGATCATCTGGTAGCTGCCCTTCATCGAGCCGGTCGGCGTGTTGAGCGGGCAGCCCGACACATAATCATAGCTTTTGCCCGGTTGCACCACCGGCTGTTCGCCGACCACGCCGTCACCATCGACGCGATGTTCGCCGCCGCGACCGTCGGTGATGATCCAGTGACGGGTGAGCAGTTGCACCGGCTGATCGCCCTGATTTTCAATACGAATATGATAGGCCCAGAACCAGCGCCCCCGGTCCGGCTCCGACTGTTCGGGCAGGAAAGAGACAGCGACATGGACAATGATGTCGCGTGTCGCGGCGTGGAAGGGAAACAGGGCGTTCATGACCGCAAGTGATGCGCTTGGCCGGTGCCTCCCGTCAACGCCCTATCGCGCTCAACGCCTGATCGAGGTCGGCGATCACGTCGTCGGCATCCTCCAGCCCGACGTTCAGGCGCAGCATATCCTCTGTGATGCCGACTTCCAGCCGCGCCGCTTCGGCCATGCCGAAATGGGTGGTGGAGGCAGGATGCGTCATCAGCGAGCGCGAGTCGCCGATATTGTTGCTGATGTCGACCAATTGCAGGCCGTTGAGCAAGCCATGCGCCTCCGCCCTGCGGCCGCCGACATAGAGCGAGAAGATCGGCCCGGCCATGTCCATCTGGCTCATGGCAAGGGCGTGCTGGGGATGGCTTTCAAGGCCCGGATAGAGGACTTTGGCGACGCGGGTTTCGAGGAAGGCAGCAACCTTGAGCGCATTTTCGCTCTGGCGGCGGATGCGCAGGTCGAGCGTTTCCAGCCCCTTCAACACCACCCAGGCATTGAAGGGCGACAGGGTCGGCCCGGTGTTGCGGTGAAAGGGCAGCAGGACATTGTCGATCCAGTCGCGGGTGCCGCAAATGGCGCCGGCGAGGACACGGCCCTGCCCGTCCATCATCTTGGTCGCGCTGTAGGCGACGACGTCCGCGCCAAATTCCATGGGCCGCTGAAGCGCGGGGGAGGCGAAAGCATTGTCGACGACAGTGGTGATGCCATGCGCCTTGGCGATCTTACAAACGGCTGCAATATCAACCACATCCATGGTGGGGTTCGCAGGTGTTTCGAAGAAGAATACTTTGGTATTGGGCTGAATCGCCGCTTCCCATGCGCCGGTTTCGCGGGCGTCGATAGTGGTCGTTTCGATGCCGAATTTGGGCAGCAACGTGTCGGTGAGCCAGCGGCAGGAACCAAAGGCTGCCTTGGCCGCGACGACATGATCGCCCGCCGACAATTGGCACAACAGAGCGGCGGTCATGGCAGCCATGCCGGTTGCAGTGGCGCGGCACGCTTCCGCGCCCTCCAGCAAGGCGATACGCTGTTCCAGCATCTCCACGGTCGGGTTTTGAAGCCGGGAATAGGTCATGCCCTGCTGATCGCCCGCGAAGCGCGCGGCGGCATCCTCCGCCCGGTCGTAGCTGTAGCCGCTGGTCAGGAACAGGGCTTCGGAGGTTTCGCCATATTCGCTGCGCGCGGTGCCACCCCGGATCGCCAGCGTCGCAGGCTTCCAGTTTTTGGTGATGTCCGGGTTCTGACCGCTTTTCCGCTTCATATCGTTTTCCGCATGTCCATTGTCACGCGCGGCGTTGCGCCGCCCAATATTTCCGCCATCTGGCTCATATCGCCATTACCGCCCGACAGGATAACCGCAACCTTCTTGCCCGCCATCGCGTCTTTTTCCTGGCAAAGGGCAGCGAGCGCGACGGCCCCTGCCCCTTCGGCCAGATTGTGGGTGTCCTGCCAATAATGGCGAATCGCGGCGGCGACTTCATCATCCGTGACGGAAACGAAACGGTCGGCGCGGGGGCCGAAATAGTCGAGCGCGGCCTGCACCGGGGTGCAGACGGCCACGCCATCGGCAAAGGTGTAGGCGGTGGGAGAGGCAAGGAGCTGCCCCGCCTCGAACGATCGCTTGGCCGCGTCGACATGCGCGGACACGACGCCGACGACCTTCGTTTTCAGGCCCAGCGCGTCGCGCGCGGCAATGGTGCCGCACAGGCCGGAGCCGCAGCCGACGGGAACGTAGACAGTGTCGAGGCCCGGCACCGCGTCGAACAGTTCAAGGCCGTAGCTGGCGACACCGCGCACCAGTTCGTCATGATAGGCCGGGACCATGAACAGCCCCTGTTCCGCCGACAGGTGCAGCGCGTGCGCCTTTGCGCTGTCGAAATCATGGCCATGTTCGATCAGGGTCGCGCCGAATGCGCGCATGGCGGCGTTCTTTTCCAGCGCATTGCCGTGGGGGACGACAATGGTGGCCCGAAGCCCGGCGGCGGTGGCAGCGCGGACCTGCGCCTGACCATGATTGCCGCGCGTGGCGGTGATGATGCCCGTGACATGCGGGTGAGTGCGGCGCAGCCAGTCGATATAGATGATCGCGCCGCGCACCTTGAACGCGCCGGTGGGCGTGTGATTTTCATGCTTCACCCAGACGTCGCAGCCGGTGCGGCGCGCGAGCAAGGGCCAGGCGAATTGCGGCGTCGGCGGCACCTGCGCATGGACCATGGCGGCGGCGGAACGGAGCGAGGCAAGCGGGAAATCTGTCATCGCCCGCCCCTATCGAAGCGGGGCGGGCGGCGACAGGACCGATGCGGCGGAACTGGACCGCTCAAGATTGCGTGGCGTGTTCCCGTGAGGGCGGGACTGGGTTCCCGCCTTCGCGGGAACACGGGCGTATCAATCAGAGTGCGGCGAGGACCGCGTCGCCCATTTCCACCGTGTTCATCGTGCCGCCAAGGTCGGGCGAGCGTGCGCCGTTCGCCAGTGCCTTTGCCACGGCGGCCTCGATCCGGTCGGCCTGTTCGGACAGGTTAAGCGAATAGCGCAGCATCATTGCGGCGGACAGGATGGTGGCCAACGGATTGGCCTTGCCCGTGCCGGTGATGTCGGGGGCGGAACCGTGGATGGGTTCATACAGCCCCTGCCCGCTGCCGTTGAGCGTCGCGGACGCCAGCATACCGATGGAGCCGACGCACATGCTGGCCTGATCCGACAATATGTCGCCGAACAGGTTGCCAGTGACGATGACGTCGAACTGGCCGGGGTTGCGGACCAGCTGCATCGCGGCATTGTCCACATACATATGGCTGAGCGCCACGTCCGGGTATTCGGCCGAGACTTCGATCACCACGTCGCGCCACAACTGGCTGGTTTCCAGCACATTGGCCTTGTCCACCGAGCAGAGCTTGCCGCGCCGGGCGCGGGCGGCCTGAAACCCGGCATGGGCGATGCGGCGCACTTCGGCTTCGTTGTAGGACATGATGTCATAGCCTTCGCGCAGGCCGTCGGTGGTGGTGCGGAAGCCTTTTTCGCCGAAATAGACGTCGCCATTGGTTTCGCGCACGATCAGCAGGTCGATCGCGCCGGCGACTTCGGGCTTCAATGCGGATTCGCCCGCCAGTTCGGGGAAAACCTTGGCCGGGCGCAGGTTGGAGAAAAGACCCAGTTCCTTGCGCAGGCCAAGGATCGCCTGTTCCGGGCGCAGATGGCGTTCGAGCGAGTCGCAATCGGGATCGCCCACTGCGCCGAACAATATGGCGTCGGCGCGCTTTGCAATGTCCAGCGTTTCGGGGGGCAGCGGATGGCCGACCGCCTTATAGGCTGCGCCGCCGACAAGGCCATGTTCATAGGTCAGGCCGTCAATCGCCAGCGCATCCAGCACCCGCTTCGCCTGATCGACGATTTCGGGACCAATGCCATCTCCGGGGAACAGGGCGATCAACATGAAGATACTCCTTGGAAACTGCTTGCCGCCCCTTATGGAAGCGGGCGCTGTCAGGCAACCGCCCTTTTCAGCCGGTCGACCAGCCTTTCGCGTGCGGCCAATATGTCGGCGCGCCAGTCGGTGAGGAGCGAGCGTTCGAGGAAGAAGCCGGTGAGGCGCAGACCGTCGATCACCTGCGCCCAATCGCCGCTGCCGCCATGGAGCAGGAAGGGCGGAAGCGGCAGGAGCAGGCTTTCATAGCCGAGCGCCCCGGCGCGGCTGACGGCGGCGGCGCTGCGGGGGCTGACGAAGGCGAGATCGTCGGCATCGCCCAGCGCGGCGCAGCGGCTGAGATCCAGGCCAAAGCCGAGTTCGGCGAGCAGCAGCAGTTCATAGCGCACCAGTGCGGCGGCCCATCCGCGTGCGGCAGGCGCGGCCTCCACTGCGCCCAGCACGCCGTCGAGCGCGGAATAGAGCGCGGGATAGGGCGTGCCTTCGGGTAGCGTCGCGGCGGTCAGGGCGCAGCTCCATTCGATGGCGGCGGCGGGTAAAGGCTCGGCGTGGAGCGGCGCGCGGCTATGAGACAGTTCGACGCTCAGCCCGGCCAGTTGATCCTCCGTCCGGGCGCGAAAGTCCGCCATGACGGCATTGCCCGCCAGCAGCACGGGACGCATCGCCCGCGACCGGCCGCCGCGCACATAGCCCGCGATCAGGCCGTGGTCGGGGGTGAGCAGCCGCGCGATCGCGCCATGTTCGCCATGGGCGCGCAGCGAGCAGACAAGGGCGGGCGTGGTGAGCGATGGCACGCCGCCGTCTTAGCGGGCCTTTCGCCGGGCCGCCACCGTCAGGCGGCGCGCAGTTCGCGCAGGACGGTGCGGACCGTTTCCTGCAATTCTTCCGACCGGCTGGACAGCGGGCTGGCGGCGGAGTCGGTCTGGTCCATTGCGCCCTGCGCCTCCACCAGTGCGCCGCTCAACGCTTCGGCCTGGGCCGCCGCATTGGCGATGTGGCGGGCCATTTCCTCGGTCGCGGCGGCGATTTCGCTGGTTGCGCGAATCTGGTCCGCGACTTCTTCGGCAATGGCGGTGGCGGAGCTGTCCATGGTTTCAGCGGAGCGCGCGGCAACGTCGATCGCGCCCGACACGCTGCGCGCGGCAAGGCGGATGTCCTCCAGATATTGGTCGATCTGGCGCGTGGCCTGAGCTGTCTGGGTCGCCAGGCTTTTCATTTCGGACGCGACCACCGCAAAGCCGCGCGCGTCGCCATGGGTGCGGGCCGCTTCGATGCCCGCGTTGAACGACAGGGTGCGGCTTTGCGCCGCGATTTCGGAAATCAGCGCGACGATGGTGCTGGCCGCATCGACGGTGGTGGCGAGCGCCGTCACTTCGGGCGTGAGCGCGCGCGTCGCTACTGCCCCCTGATGCGCGCTTTGACGGGTGCGACCCGCGCTGCTGCCGACCTGATTGATCGAGACGGCGAGCCGTTCGGTGTCCTGCGCCACGGCGCGCACGTCGCCTTCCGCCCTGGCATGGGCGGCGCGCAGGTCGGCGGAGCGGGCGGTGGTGCGATCGAGCAGGTCGAACAGCCATTGTTTGCTGGTCGACAATTGGCGGGACAATTGGCCAAGATCACCGACGACGGCGCCAAGCCGTGCCTCCAGCGCGTCGGCGACGAGGCGGCGGCGGTCGGCCGCTTCCTCTGCCCGGCGCGCGGATTCTTCCACCATGCGCTGACGGTCGGCGGCGATTTGCGCCTTTTCCAGTTCGGCAAGCGCCGCTTCGGCCCGCGCCTTGGCATCGTCCGCCACGATGCGCAGCGCGTCGCTGCGGGATTTTTCGGCAGCCTGCGCGCGGATCATCTGGTCCAGGCGATCGACGATCCAGAGCAGCATCGCCGTCTGCAACACCACGACCAGCGCATGGAGCAGCACGCGCGGCAGGTCGGTGGGGCTGGAAAAGACCCAGGCGGGATGGACATAGTTGAGAATGAGGTGATGCACCGCCGTGACGCCCGCCGCAGCGAGCAGCGCGCGCCGATCCAGCAGGGCCGTCAGCATCGCCAGCGCGGCGAAGAAGGTCATGTGCATGTCCATCTGCCACGGATGATCGCGCAGCAGGAACACATAGAGCGCGGGGAAAGTCATGGTCGTGACCGCCATCGCCATGCGCGCGGGGCCGCCGACGTCATGGCGCAGGACCGCAATCGTCGGCAACAGCGCCAATGCGGCAGCGGCCAGCGCCGCCAGCAGCGCGTCGGGCGATCCGGCCAGCGTCGCGACAAGGAACAGCGCGGGGACGTTCAGCCAGAACAGGCACATCAACATGCGCGCGCCGGACAGGCGGATCGCCCGCAGGGGATCGGTCGGGATCATGCCTATGCTTTCTCCATGGGGCCGCAAAATCGTTCGGGCGCAGCGAGCGGGATGATGGCGTGAGGCAGCAGTGCAGCCGCCAGTCGGCGGCGGTCGCCGCGCACGATGAGCGCGCCATTGGCGGACCGTCCGACCGGGAAGGCACCGGCGGCGATCGCCATTGCCGCGACGCCATGGTGCCGATGGGGACCGAAAGGTTGCAGCAGCATCGTCCCGCGCGCAGGCGGCAGGACCGTCAAGATACCAAGCAGGCAGAATGCGCCGAGCAATTGCGCGGACGCAATCAGATAAGTCCCTTTCACCACCGACGCTGCTCCTTTCATCGAGCAATATGTCTGAAAGGGAAGCTGTCAGGAAAAACTTAAGAGGAAATTAGCTTTGATCCATATTGCATGTTTCTCTGGTGCAACGACTTAACCGTGGAAATAATCATAGACTTGTTGCGCGACGGCGGTGGATACGCCGGGCGCCTTGGCGATATCTTCCAGAGCGGCGTCGCGGACCGCGCGGGCGGTGCCGAAGTGCAT encodes:
- the apaG gene encoding Co2+/Mg2+ efflux protein ApaG, whose translation is MNALFPFHAATRDIIVHVAVSFLPEQSEPDRGRWFWAYHIRIENQGDQPVQLLTRHWIITDGRGGEHRVDGDGVVGEQPVVQPGKSYDYVSGCPLNTPTGSMKGSYQMIGAAGEIFDVAIPHFALIAPAVAE
- a CDS encoding trans-sulfuration enzyme family protein, yielding MKRKSGQNPDITKNWKPATLAIRGGTARSEYGETSEALFLTSGYSYDRAEDAAARFAGDQQGMTYSRLQNPTVEMLEQRIALLEGAEACRATATGMAAMTAALLCQLSAGDHVVAAKAAFGSCRWLTDTLLPKFGIETTTIDARETGAWEAAIQPNTKVFFFETPANPTMDVVDIAAVCKIAKAHGITTVVDNAFASPALQRPMEFGADVVAYSATKMMDGQGRVLAGAICGTRDWIDNVLLPFHRNTGPTLSPFNAWVVLKGLETLDLRIRRQSENALKVAAFLETRVAKVLYPGLESHPQHALAMSQMDMAGPIFSLYVGGRRAEAHGLLNGLQLVDISNNIGDSRSLMTHPASTTHFGMAEAARLEVGITEDMLRLNVGLEDADDVIADLDQALSAIGR
- a CDS encoding threonine dehydratase, producing MTDFPLASLRSAAAMVHAQVPPTPQFAWPLLARRTGCDVWVKHENHTPTGAFKVRGAIIYIDWLRRTHPHVTGIITATRGNHGQAQVRAATAAGLRATIVVPHGNALEKNAAMRAFGATLIEHGHDFDSAKAHALHLSAEQGLFMVPAYHDELVRGVASYGLELFDAVPGLDTVYVPVGCGSGLCGTIAARDALGLKTKVVGVVSAHVDAAKRSFEAGQLLASPTAYTFADGVAVCTPVQAALDYFGPRADRFVSVTDDEVAAAIRHYWQDTHNLAEGAGAVALAALCQEKDAMAGKKVAVILSGGNGDMSQMAEILGGATPRVTMDMRKTI
- the leuB gene encoding 3-isopropylmalate dehydrogenase, with the protein product MLIALFPGDGIGPEIVDQAKRVLDALAIDGLTYEHGLVGGAAYKAVGHPLPPETLDIAKRADAILFGAVGDPDCDSLERHLRPEQAILGLRKELGLFSNLRPAKVFPELAGESALKPEVAGAIDLLIVRETNGDVYFGEKGFRTTTDGLREGYDIMSYNEAEVRRIAHAGFQAARARRGKLCSVDKANVLETSQLWRDVVIEVSAEYPDVALSHMYVDNAAMQLVRNPGQFDVIVTGNLFGDILSDQASMCVGSIGMLASATLNGSGQGLYEPIHGSAPDITGTGKANPLATILSAAMMLRYSLNLSEQADRIEAAVAKALANGARSPDLGGTMNTVEMGDAVLAAL
- the recO gene encoding DNA repair protein RecO, with protein sequence MPSLTTPALVCSLRAHGEHGAIARLLTPDHGLIAGYVRGGRSRAMRPVLLAGNAVMADFRARTEDQLAGLSVELSHSRAPLHAEPLPAAAIEWSCALTAATLPEGTPYPALYSALDGVLGAVEAAPAARGWAAALVRYELLLLAELGFGLDLSRCAALGDADDLAFVSPRSAAAVSRAGALGYESLLLPLPPFLLHGGSGDWAQVIDGLRLTGFFLERSLLTDWRADILAARERLVDRLKRAVA
- a CDS encoding methyl-accepting chemotaxis protein, whose protein sequence is MIPTDPLRAIRLSGARMLMCLFWLNVPALFLVATLAGSPDALLAALAAAALALLPTIAVLRHDVGGPARMAMAVTTMTFPALYVFLLRDHPWQMDMHMTFFAALAMLTALLDRRALLAAAGVTAVHHLILNYVHPAWVFSSPTDLPRVLLHALVVVLQTAMLLWIVDRLDQMIRAQAAEKSRSDALRIVADDAKARAEAALAELEKAQIAADRQRMVEESARRAEEAADRRRLVADALEARLGAVVGDLGQLSRQLSTSKQWLFDLLDRTTARSADLRAAHARAEGDVRAVAQDTERLAVSINQVGSSAGRTRQSAHQGAVATRALTPEVTALATTVDAASTIVALISEIAAQSRTLSFNAGIEAARTHGDARGFAVVASEMKSLATQTAQATRQIDQYLEDIRLAARSVSGAIDVAARSAETMDSSATAIAEEVADQIRATSEIAAATEEMARHIANAAAQAEALSGALVEAQGAMDQTDSAASPLSSRSEELQETVRTVLRELRAA